From Oryza sativa Japonica Group chromosome 4, ASM3414082v1, one genomic window encodes:
- the LOC136356156 gene encoding uncharacterized protein, whose product MTNALANYLPAALKGSARSWFVHLPLNSISSWEDLWQQFVTNFQGTYKCYAIEDDLHTLTQNPGESLRDYIRRFNECGNMIPEITDASVIRAFKSGVRDRYTTQELATRRITSARKLFEIIDRCAHADDALRRKEGKSKVGDEKKMSTDKDAPE is encoded by the coding sequence ATGACAAACGCCCTGGCTAATTATTTGCCAGCCGCGTTGAAAGGTTCCGCTCGTTCATGGTTCGTCCATCTCCCGCTGAACTCAATCTCTTCGTGGGAAGATttgtggcagcagttcgtcACCAACTTCCAAGGGACATACAAGTGctacgcgatcgaagacgacctgcACACTCTAACTCAGAACCCAGGCGAGTCATTGAGGGACTATATTCGACGCTTTAATGAGTGCGGAAATATGATCCCCGAGATCACCGATGCTTCTGTTATCCGAGCATTCAAATCAGGCGTCCGAGATCGGTACACCACCCAGGAGCTAGCGACACGCCGAATCACATCTGCCCGAAAGCTGTTCGAGATCATCGATAGGTGCGCCCATGCAGATGATGCACTGAGGCGCAAGGAAGGAAAAAGCAAGGTGGGAGATGAGAAGAAGATGTCGACCGACAAGGATGCACCAGAGTAG